In the Wyeomyia smithii strain HCP4-BCI-WySm-NY-G18 chromosome 2, ASM2978416v1, whole genome shotgun sequence genome, one interval contains:
- the LOC129720360 gene encoding uncharacterized protein LOC129720360, whose translation MPLPEASFSVSVAPSVVSSRSSQQATRSPPVSSVESSPSPTSSVYLNRQFAEIEPLPSCSNDNATVFAPTNKQQKIVFLSTALVRIVDVNGIGHYARALLDSASQSHFISDSLCQKLGLKRTRINIPVSGIGQAIVSVKYRVEISLQSRFGKFLHNLDCLVLPKLTVSLPSAHVDISHWQIPRKLPLADPKFNVSHGVDLIIGAELFFSLIESHQLVLADKYPILQKTMLGYVVCGKHSANESATVACHVVTYQNLNIQLEKMWEVENLDIGKALTQEEQEVENHFQQTVSRDTDGRYVLRLPLRESLIPLLASSYEQAKRRFLLMEKRFSRDNTLRDEYVKFMDDYESMGHMEVGSSVAGSQYFLPHHAVYRLESSTTKTRVVFDVSSKGSGTLTLNDVLRIGPTVQPTLLATDRSYQQIVWRRDSSMPLQIYQLKTVTYGLASSPYQAARVLNKLAEDEGHKFPLASKVVTNRFYVDDCLAGSDSLEEATEICRQLRELLGVGGFTLRKWSTNCQTVLQHIPSELWESDSLMEIGRSTVTALGLLWNPRNDSFSFKIPTLPGLSTVTKRIVVSETSQLFDPLGLLGAVVVNARMFVQCLWAKHVSWDEEVYSEESAWWKDFRSEFTLLQ comes from the exons ATGCCTCTGCCTGAGGCCTCGTTCTCGGTATCGGTAGCACCATCGGTGGTGTCTTCGCGTAGCTCACAACAGGCAACCCGTTCGCCGCCGGTGTCGTCCGTCGAAAGTAGCCCCTCTCCCACGTCGTCGGTGTACTTAAATCGTCAATTCGCAGAAATTGAACCACTTCCTTCCTGCTCTAACGATAATGCAACTGTGTTCGCTccaacaaacaaacaacaaaagatTGTGTTTCTATCAACAGCACTGGTGCGCATAGTGGACGTTAATGGTATTGGTCACTATGCCAGAGCTTTGCTCGATAGCGCATCACAATCCCACTTTATATCAGATTCATTGTGTCAGAAACTTGGTTTGAAACGCACTCGTATCAATATACCAGTGAGCGGCATAGGTCAAGCAATAGTCAGTGTAAAATATCGTGTAGAAATCTCGTTGCAATCACGGTTTGGTAAATTCCTACACAATCTAGACTGTCTAGTTCTTCCCAAGCTAACAGTTAGCCTTCCAAGTGCTCATGTTGACATCTCACACTGGCAAATTCCACGTAAGTTGCCCTTAGCAGATCCAAAGTTCAATGTGAGCCACGGAGTCGATTTGATAATTGGGGCTGAACTATTTTTCTCACTGATCGAATCGCATCAATTAGTTTTAGCTGACAAATATCCTATTTTACAGAAAACAATGCTGGGTTACGTGGTATGTGGAAAACACTCAGCAAACGAATCTGCAACGGTGGCATGTCATGTTGTCACTTATCAGAATTTGAACATTCAACTAGAAAAAATGTGGGAGGTTGAAAATCTCGATATTGGAAAGGCTCTTACGCAAGAGGAACAGGAGGTCGAAAATCACTTTCAGCAAACCGTGTCTCGTGATACTGACGGTCGTTACGTGCTTCGTCTCCCACTCCGGGAGTCTTTGATTCCATTGTTGGCGAGCTCTTATGAGCAGGCAAAGCGGCGTTTTCTGCTCATGGAAAAGCGGTTTTCCCGAGATAACACTCTTCGCGATGAATACGTGAAGTTTATGGATGATTACGAGAGCATGGGGCATATGGAAGTTGGTTCAAGCGTCGCGGGTTCGCAGTATTTCCTCCCACATCATGCTGTTTATCGGTTGGAAAGCAGTACGACAAAAACTCGTGTCGTTTTTGATGTTAGCAGTAAGGGATCAGGTACACTCACTCTCAATGATGTACTGCGCATTGGTCCCACAGTGCAACCAACACTATTAGCTACC GATCGATCGTATCAGCAGATTGTCTGGCGACGAGATTCATCCATGCCATTGCAGATTTATCAGCTGAAAACGGTGACTTACGGACTTGCAAGCTCTCCGTATCAAGCTGCCCGGGTGCTCAACAAACTGGCCGAAGACGAAGGGCACAAATTCCCTCTAGCATCGAAAGTTGTAACCAATCGTTTTTATGTAGACGATTGTTTGGCTGGAAGCGATAGCCTCGAAGAAGCCACTGAAATTTGTCGTCAATTACGAGAGCTTCTCGGGGTTGGAGGATTTACATTACGCAAATGGAGCACAAATTGCCAAACTGTGTTGCAACACATACCAAGTGAGCTGTGGGAGAGCGACTCTCTAATGGAGATAGGACGGTCGACGGTAACTGCTTTAGGGCTTCTATGGAACCCACGAAATGACAGCTTTAGCTTCAAGATTCCCACGTTACCCGGATTATCGACGGTTACCAAACGCATCGTGGTTTCCGAAACTTCTCAACTGTTTGACCCATTAGGACTTCTTGGGGCAGTCGTGGTCAACGCTAGAATGTTTGTTCAATGTCTTTGGGCCAAGCATGTTTCATGGGACGAGGAGGTTTATAGTGAGGAAAGTGCCTGGTGGAAGGACTTTCGCAGTGAATTTACTTTGCTCCAGTAG